One window from the genome of [Clostridium] celerecrescens 18A encodes:
- a CDS encoding thiamine diphosphokinase, giving the protein MDYGFAGRFLENKRFDKIIAVDGGLAALSRLQLKPDAIVGDFDTVAEDVLSEYKNSSENITWEIHKPEKDETDTELAINTAIGLGCSKLVLLGATGGRMDHFIGNLHLLYACLKKGVEAAIVDEKNWITVIDKGRTFQAEALWGKYISFLPLCGEVKKITLTGFKYPLYEKDIDLGTSLCISNELTGEEGTIEFASGTLICIQSHD; this is encoded by the coding sequence ATGGATTATGGATTTGCCGGCAGATTCTTAGAAAACAAAAGGTTTGATAAAATCATCGCAGTAGACGGGGGTCTTGCAGCTCTTTCCAGGCTGCAGTTAAAGCCGGATGCCATTGTCGGAGATTTTGATACGGTGGCAGAAGATGTCCTGTCTGAATATAAAAACAGTTCGGAGAATATCACCTGGGAAATTCATAAACCGGAAAAGGATGAAACTGATACAGAACTTGCCATAAATACCGCCATAGGGCTTGGCTGTTCAAAGCTGGTCCTGCTGGGGGCAACAGGAGGTAGGATGGACCATTTTATCGGCAATCTTCATCTTCTTTATGCCTGCCTGAAAAAGGGTGTGGAAGCAGCCATTGTTGATGAAAAGAACTGGATCACAGTGATTGATAAGGGAAGGACGTTTCAGGCTGAAGCACTATGGGGAAAATATATTTCCTTCCTTCCACTATGCGGAGAAGTGAAGAAAATCACTCTGACCGGCTTCAAATATCCTCTTTATGAAAAGGACATTGACTTAGGAACCAGCCTGTGTATCAGCAATGAGCTGACGGGTGAAGAGGGCACCATTGAATTCGCATCCGGAACCCTGATCTGTATCCAGTCCCATGACTAA
- the serS gene encoding serine--tRNA ligase, whose translation MLDLKFVRENPEIVKENIKNKFQDSKLPLVDEVIELDEQNRTAKQEGDALRAERNKLSKQIGALMGQGKKEEAQEMKKNVTDASEHLAGLEEKERELEEKIKKIMMTIPNIIDPSVPIGKDDSENVEVERYGEPVVPEFEIPYHTEIMESFDGIDLDSARKVAGNGFYYLMGDIARLHSSVLSYARDFMINRGFTYCIPPFMIRSEVVTGVMSFAEMDAMMYKIEGEDLYLIGTSEHSMIGKFIDTILPEEKLPQTLTSYSPCFRKEKGAHGLEERGVYRIHQFEKQEMIVVCKPEESMDWYDKLWQNTVDLFRSLDIPVRTLECCSGDLADLKVKSVDVEAWSPRQKKYFEVGSCSNLGDAQARRLKIRVSGEEGRKYFAHTLNNTVAAPPRMLIAFLENNLQADGTVKIPEALQPYMGGTKALMPKK comes from the coding sequence ATGTTAGATTTAAAGTTTGTAAGAGAAAATCCTGAAATTGTAAAGGAAAATATTAAAAATAAATTCCAGGATAGTAAACTGCCGTTAGTTGACGAGGTGATTGAACTCGATGAGCAGAACCGTACAGCAAAGCAGGAAGGTGATGCTTTAAGAGCTGAACGCAACAAACTTTCCAAACAGATCGGCGCCTTGATGGGACAGGGGAAAAAGGAAGAAGCACAGGAAATGAAGAAGAACGTGACCGATGCTTCCGAACATCTGGCCGGGTTGGAGGAAAAGGAACGTGAGCTGGAAGAAAAAATCAAAAAGATTATGATGACCATTCCGAATATCATTGATCCCAGCGTCCCCATCGGTAAGGATGACAGCGAGAACGTAGAGGTAGAACGTTACGGCGAGCCTGTTGTTCCTGAGTTTGAGATTCCTTATCACACAGAAATCATGGAAAGCTTTGACGGCATTGACCTTGACAGTGCAAGAAAAGTAGCCGGAAATGGCTTTTATTACCTGATGGGTGATATTGCAAGGCTTCATTCTTCTGTACTTTCCTATGCAAGGGATTTCATGATAAACCGTGGCTTCACCTATTGCATTCCGCCCTTCATGATCCGCAGTGAAGTGGTTACCGGCGTTATGAGCTTTGCCGAGATGGATGCCATGATGTATAAGATCGAAGGAGAGGATTTATATCTGATCGGTACCAGCGAGCATTCCATGATCGGAAAATTCATTGATACCATCCTTCCGGAAGAAAAGCTTCCTCAGACCTTAACCAGTTATTCTCCCTGCTTCCGCAAGGAGAAAGGCGCTCATGGCTTGGAAGAACGTGGAGTGTACCGGATCCATCAGTTTGAAAAGCAGGAAATGATCGTTGTCTGCAAGCCGGAAGAAAGTATGGATTGGTATGATAAATTATGGCAGAATACAGTTGACTTATTCCGTTCCCTGGATATCCCGGTAAGAACCCTGGAATGCTGTTCCGGTGATTTAGCGGATTTAAAGGTAAAATCAGTAGATGTAGAAGCCTGGTCCCCAAGACAGAAAAAGTATTTTGAAGTGGGAAGCTGTTCTAATTTAGGCGATGCCCAGGCAAGAAGACTTAAGATCCGTGTTTCTGGAGAGGAAGGAAGAAAGTATTTTGCCCATACGCTAAACAACACCGTAGCTGCTCCTCCAAGAATGCTGATCGCTTTCCTGGAGAACAACTTACAGGCAGATGGAACCGTGAAGATTCCGGAAGCCTTACAGCCCTATATGGGAGGCACAAAAGCACTTATGCCGAAAAAATAA
- a CDS encoding Stp1/IreP family PP2C-type Ser/Thr phosphatase gives MKACAMTDTGRVRTANQDYVYAQAEPLGTLPNLFLVADGMGGHQAGDYASRYIAESLVAHLKQADSSGIVPLLREEILKVNGMLYQESMKSTELNGMGTTLVAAVIEDTTMYVANVGDSRLYLVNNNRLRQITKDHSYVEELVSLGQLERGSRDYQEKKNIITRAVGTEDKLEVDFFEVSLEPGDYVLMCSDGLSNMVEDAEIEEIICSELELQEKAEKLITIANDNGGKDNIAVVLIDPQIGREVSL, from the coding sequence ATGAAGGCTTGCGCTATGACGGATACCGGAAGAGTCCGTACGGCCAATCAGGATTATGTCTATGCCCAGGCAGAGCCTTTGGGCACACTGCCCAATCTTTTTTTGGTTGCAGACGGCATGGGCGGCCATCAGGCCGGAGATTATGCCTCCAGATATATTGCAGAAAGTCTGGTGGCTCACTTAAAACAGGCGGATTCGTCTGGTATTGTTCCGCTTCTTCGGGAGGAAATCTTGAAGGTCAACGGAATGCTTTATCAGGAATCCATGAAAAGTACAGAGTTAAACGGTATGGGAACAACCTTGGTTGCGGCTGTGATCGAGGACACTACTATGTATGTGGCAAATGTTGGAGACAGCCGTCTGTATCTGGTTAATAATAATCGGCTGCGACAGATTACAAAAGATCATTCCTATGTGGAAGAACTGGTGTCTTTAGGCCAACTGGAACGTGGAAGCCGGGATTATCAGGAAAAAAAGAATATTATAACAAGAGCGGTTGGTACTGAAGATAAGCTGGAGGTTGATTTTTTTGAAGTCAGTCTGGAACCTGGAGATTATGTGCTCATGTGTTCCGATGGACTCAGCAATATGGTTGAGGACGCTGAGATAGAAGAAATTATATGCTCAGAACTGGAGCTGCAGGAAAAGGCAGAGAAGTTGATTACAATAGCCAATGATAATGGCGGGAAAGACAATATAGCTGTTGTTTTAATTGATCCGCAAATTGGCAGGGAGGTAAGCTTATGA
- the rpe gene encoding ribulose-phosphate 3-epimerase, with product MLKLAPSILAADFKILGQQVAEVSEAGAQYIHLDVMDGAFVPSISFGMPVIGSLRSCTDRIFDVHMMVEEPGRYINDFKEAGADLICVHAEACTHLDRTINQIKEAGLKAGVALNPATSLSVLDFILAEVDMVLLMTVNPGFGGQKFIPYTLDKVKDLRRICRERNLETDIQVDGGVTCENVRELIEAGANVFVAGSAVFKGNAADNTKAFLKIFEEYEG from the coding sequence ATGCTTAAACTTGCCCCTTCCATATTAGCGGCAGACTTTAAAATTCTTGGACAGCAGGTAGCTGAAGTGTCGGAGGCAGGAGCCCAGTACATTCATCTGGATGTGATGGATGGTGCATTTGTGCCCAGTATTTCATTTGGAATGCCGGTCATCGGAAGCCTGCGGAGCTGTACGGACCGGATATTCGATGTTCACATGATGGTTGAGGAACCTGGAAGATATATCAATGATTTCAAAGAAGCAGGAGCTGATCTCATCTGTGTCCATGCAGAAGCCTGCACCCATTTAGACCGTACCATAAATCAGATCAAGGAAGCCGGTCTAAAGGCTGGAGTAGCCCTTAATCCGGCAACTTCCCTATCTGTCCTTGATTTCATTCTTGCGGAAGTGGACATGGTTTTACTCATGACGGTAAACCCAGGCTTTGGCGGACAAAAATTTATTCCGTATACCCTGGATAAAGTTAAGGACTTAAGGCGCATCTGCAGGGAGCGGAATTTGGAGACAGATATCCAGGTTGACGGGGGCGTCACCTGTGAAAATGTGAGAGAACTGATTGAGGCAGGTGCTAATGTATTTGTGGCCGGTTCTGCTGTATTTAAAGGAAATGCGGCTGATAATACAAAAGCATTCTTAAAAATATTTGAGGAATATGAAGGGTGA
- a CDS encoding pyridoxamine kinase: MTSEKHQKKIAVIQDLSGYGRCSLTVALPILSALKVQCCPVPTSILSSHTGFSTYFFDDYTEKMPLYIEQWKKLDLSFDGIYSGFLGSEEQIEIVIDMIKDFSTPETKVLVDPIMGDHGKAYQTYTERMCSRMKELVGYGDIVTPNLTEACILTGRQYRPSGWKRSELLVMAAEIWDMGPDSVVITGVREGNYVTNVVAEKDRDPRFLRSLHVGSERPGTGDVFSSILAAQTVKGIPLTEAVKKAASFVKASIIKSDELHVPIKNGVCFEEILSMLIRG; this comes from the coding sequence ATGACATCAGAAAAACATCAGAAAAAAATTGCTGTTATTCAAGATCTGTCGGGATATGGCCGCTGTTCTCTCACAGTGGCTCTTCCTATACTTTCTGCCTTAAAGGTACAGTGTTGTCCGGTTCCCACTTCCATACTATCCAGTCATACCGGATTTTCCACCTACTTTTTTGATGATTATACGGAGAAGATGCCTTTATATATTGAACAGTGGAAGAAACTGGATCTGTCCTTTGACGGTATTTACAGCGGTTTTTTAGGTTCCGAGGAACAGATTGAAATTGTCATTGACATGATTAAGGATTTCAGCACACCGGAAACGAAGGTTTTGGTGGATCCCATTATGGGAGATCACGGAAAGGCATATCAGACCTATACGGAACGGATGTGCAGCCGCATGAAGGAACTGGTGGGATATGGTGATATTGTAACCCCTAATCTGACAGAGGCCTGTATCCTGACCGGCAGACAATACCGGCCGTCAGGCTGGAAGCGTTCAGAGCTTCTTGTTATGGCTGCTGAGATATGGGATATGGGACCAGATTCCGTGGTGATCACTGGCGTAAGAGAAGGCAACTATGTGACGAATGTAGTGGCGGAGAAGGACCGGGATCCCCGCTTTTTGCGTTCTCTTCATGTCGGCAGTGAGCGGCCGGGAACCGGAGATGTGTTTTCAAGCATCCTCGCAGCCCAAACCGTGAAAGGGATCCCATTAACAGAAGCAGTGAAAAAAGCGGCCAGTTTTGTAAAGGCCAGTATCATAAAATCCGATGAGCTGCATGTCCCGATAAAAAACGGAGTGTGCTTTGAAGAAATCCTTTCTATGCTGATTCGGGGATAA
- a CDS encoding VOC family protein: MITFNHFNFNVLDLEKSLKFYKDALGLDPVREKTASDGSFKLIYLGDGKSDFTLELTYLTERKEPYNLGECEFHLAFKTDEYETFYKKHKEMGVICYENPAMGIYFISDPDGYWIEIVPTR; the protein is encoded by the coding sequence ATGATTACATTTAACCATTTTAATTTTAATGTACTTGATCTGGAAAAGAGCTTAAAATTCTATAAGGATGCACTGGGACTTGACCCTGTGCGTGAAAAAACAGCATCAGACGGTTCCTTTAAACTGATATATTTAGGTGATGGAAAAAGTGATTTTACCCTGGAACTGACGTACTTAACAGAACGAAAAGAGCCTTATAACCTGGGAGAATGTGAATTTCATCTTGCATTCAAAACGGATGAATACGAGACCTTCTATAAAAAACATAAGGAAATGGGTGTTATCTGTTATGAAAACCCTGCCATGGGCATTTACTTCATCAGTGATCCTGACGGCTATTGGATCGAGATTGTTCCAACCAGATAA
- a CDS encoding alpha/beta fold hydrolase: MYIEVNGVTLYYEVSGSGPAILLVHGNGEDHSIFNETAELLRENYTVYALDSRDHGKSSRVKTLGYEAMAEDVAEFARKLKLENPCYCGFSDGGIIGILAAVRYPELFSKLVLCGANAYPQGLKWYWLKLFSLLEAVNHDPKLLMMLKEPQITARELESIPVPVLLLAGERDMVRESHTRYLASKIKDSRLNILPGEGHGSYIVHSRKLYYFIKKFLERPIPKERFI, translated from the coding sequence GTGTATATTGAAGTAAATGGAGTCACGTTATACTATGAGGTTTCAGGAAGCGGCCCGGCGATCCTTCTTGTCCATGGGAATGGAGAGGATCATAGTATTTTTAATGAAACAGCGGAGCTTTTAAGAGAAAATTATACCGTTTATGCCCTGGATTCCAGAGATCATGGAAAAAGTTCCAGAGTGAAAACACTGGGGTATGAGGCAATGGCGGAAGACGTGGCCGAATTTGCCAGGAAGCTGAAGCTTGAAAACCCCTGCTACTGTGGATTCAGCGACGGCGGGATCATTGGGATTCTTGCAGCCGTCCGGTATCCGGAGCTTTTTTCAAAGCTGGTGTTATGCGGAGCTAATGCTTATCCCCAGGGTTTAAAATGGTACTGGCTTAAATTATTTTCTCTGTTAGAAGCCGTAAATCACGATCCAAAGCTTTTGATGATGCTGAAAGAACCCCAGATAACAGCCAGAGAGCTGGAGAGCATCCCGGTTCCAGTCCTTCTATTGGCCGGAGAACGGGATATGGTCCGTGAATCCCATACCCGTTATCTTGCTTCAAAAATTAAAGACAGCCGTCTTAACATCCTTCCGGGAGAAGGGCACGGCAGTTATATTGTACACAGCAGGAAACTTTATTATTTCATAAAGAAGTTTCTTGAACGACCAATTCCGAAAGAAAGATTTATTTAA
- a CDS encoding ECF transporter S component, with protein MSKTDNRIYKTALTGLFAAMSYVVFTFLQFKITLPGGDATSIHLGNAVCVLGAILLGGLYGGLGGAIGMTIGDLFDPVYVVYAPKTFLLKLCIGLITGFLAHRIGKINESSDKKHILTWTITAVAGGLLFNVIFDPLVGYFYKLLILGKPAAELALAWNVASTSINAITSAIVSVLIYMPLRNALIRSGLFTKIC; from the coding sequence ATGAGTAAAACAGACAACAGGATTTATAAAACCGCACTGACAGGACTGTTTGCCGCTATGTCCTACGTAGTATTTACATTCCTGCAATTTAAGATCACACTTCCGGGAGGGGATGCCACTTCCATTCACTTAGGGAATGCGGTCTGCGTTTTGGGAGCAATTCTATTAGGCGGGCTCTACGGCGGCTTAGGCGGCGCAATCGGCATGACCATCGGAGACCTTTTTGATCCGGTTTATGTGGTATATGCGCCAAAGACCTTTCTATTAAAACTGTGCATCGGCCTTATCACCGGATTTTTGGCCCATAGAATCGGAAAGATCAATGAATCCTCTGACAAAAAGCATATACTGACCTGGACCATCACGGCAGTGGCAGGAGGACTATTGTTCAATGTGATTTTTGATCCTCTGGTCGGTTATTTTTACAAGCTTCTGATCCTGGGTAAACCGGCGGCAGAACTGGCGCTGGCATGGAACGTTGCATCCACTTCTATTAATGCAATTACATCAGCCATAGTTTCCGTCCTCATTTACATGCCTCTTAGAAATGCCCTGATCAGGTCCGGTTTATTTACTAAAATTTGTTAG
- the rsgA gene encoding ribosome small subunit-dependent GTPase A encodes MTGKILKGIAGFYYVHGTDENIYECKAKGIFRNKNVKPLVGDDVEFSVLDSIELKGNIEQILPRKNTLVRPAVANVDQALVLFAITHPEPNLNLLDRFLVMMEVQEVPVKICFNKTDLTGSEEKLALGDIYEAAGYPVYFTSTYDDQGIEEIRDLVRGKTTVLAGPSGVGKSSLTNLLYPQAEMETANISEKIQRGKHTTRHSELFGIGRDTYLMDTPGFSSMYLEDLECSQLKDYFPEFESYEDGCRFLGCVHIGEKTCGIKAAVEEGKINRGRYENYRLLYQDLKEKRRY; translated from the coding sequence ATGACAGGAAAAATTTTGAAAGGAATTGCAGGCTTTTACTATGTGCACGGCACAGACGAAAACATCTATGAATGTAAAGCAAAGGGTATTTTCCGCAATAAAAACGTGAAACCATTGGTTGGAGATGATGTGGAATTTTCTGTCCTGGACAGCATAGAACTGAAAGGAAACATCGAACAAATCCTGCCAAGGAAAAACACCCTGGTTCGCCCGGCCGTAGCAAATGTGGATCAGGCGCTGGTGTTGTTTGCCATTACCCATCCGGAACCCAACTTAAATCTGTTGGATCGTTTTCTGGTTATGATGGAAGTTCAGGAGGTTCCTGTAAAAATCTGTTTTAATAAAACGGATTTAACAGGCAGTGAAGAAAAGCTGGCTCTTGGAGATATCTATGAGGCAGCTGGTTATCCTGTGTATTTTACCAGTACCTATGACGATCAGGGAATTGAGGAGATCAGAGATCTGGTGCGTGGGAAAACCACGGTTCTGGCAGGACCTTCCGGAGTGGGAAAGTCCTCCTTAACCAACCTTCTTTATCCTCAGGCTGAGATGGAGACTGCAAATATCAGCGAGAAAATTCAAAGAGGAAAGCATACCACCAGGCATTCGGAGCTTTTTGGCATCGGACGGGATACGTACCTTATGGATACGCCGGGATTTAGTTCCATGTACCTGGAAGACTTGGAGTGCAGTCAACTGAAGGACTATTTTCCTGAGTTTGAATCCTATGAAGACGGATGCCGGTTTCTGGGCTGTGTCCACATAGGAGAAAAAACCTGCGGCATAAAGGCTGCGGTAGAAGAAGGAAAAATAAACCGGGGCCGATATGAAAATTACCGGCTTTTATATCAGGATCTAAAAGAGAAAAGGAGATATTAA
- the pknB gene encoding Stk1 family PASTA domain-containing Ser/Thr kinase yields MILRPGTFLQDRYEILDQIGSGGMSDVYKALCHKLNRPVAIKVLKEEFSSDSGFVSKFKMEAQAAARLSHPNIVNIYDVVDEGDLHYIVMELIEGITLKNYINKKGCLDVKEAIGVAISVAQGIAAAHEQGIIHRDIKPQNIIIARDGKVKVADFGIARAASSQTLSATAVGSVHYISPEQARGGYSDVRSDVYSLGITMYEMVAGRVPFQGDNTVTVALAHLEDPITPPSYYNENIPVGLENIILKCTEKKPEYRYGSMQEVISDLRKALVNPDGDFVQYNSQVDDSQTVIIGKPELEQIRSGRKIQADPFASRNGNRNQEQRPERRPEKKAGGQPGNGRARKQDSEDDINPKIERLLTAAGVVVAILIVIVLVIVFSKVGGLFRSGSPKETESTAEISTEETLSDKKVKMTSVVGLATDIAEQKLKDNGGLYMKVSDYVYDDTVDKGDIVSQDPAEGTVIDKYSAVYVMVSKGPEHETVDLTTLGLEKMDGATAKAALEGKGLTVNEEQKNSDTVAAGYVISYSPDKAKEGETVTLVLSSGPALVNPVTVPNIIGQTQEVAVEMLADVGLVQGTVTEAASETVPRGNVISQSLTADSQVETGTAVNYVISSGTAQQAKVKYLASIDKSYSLQNIIGPGSGSTQLTLKIQLRQSVNGRDEIRELMGPVTMAGDQMLPVSFKNIEGAYGVSGGTVEIVNVETGDVINSYFITFIPVPQS; encoded by the coding sequence ATGATCTTAAGACCGGGGACATTTTTACAGGACAGATATGAAATACTGGATCAGATCGGTTCCGGCGGGATGTCAGATGTATATAAGGCCCTGTGCCACAAATTAAACCGCCCTGTAGCCATAAAAGTCTTAAAAGAAGAATTCAGTTCAGACAGCGGTTTTGTCAGCAAGTTTAAAATGGAGGCCCAGGCGGCTGCCCGCCTTTCCCATCCAAACATCGTAAACATCTATGATGTAGTAGATGAAGGGGATCTCCATTACATTGTCATGGAACTGATTGAAGGAATCACGTTAAAAAATTATATTAATAAAAAAGGCTGTCTTGATGTGAAAGAGGCCATTGGTGTTGCAATTTCCGTTGCACAGGGAATCGCAGCTGCTCATGAACAAGGGATCATACATCGGGATATCAAGCCCCAGAATATCATCATAGCCAGGGATGGAAAAGTGAAGGTGGCTGACTTCGGAATCGCGCGGGCTGCCTCTTCCCAGACCTTAAGTGCTACCGCAGTAGGCTCTGTCCATTACATATCTCCGGAACAGGCAAGAGGCGGTTACAGCGATGTAAGAAGCGATGTTTATTCTCTGGGAATCACCATGTACGAAATGGTGGCTGGCAGAGTTCCGTTTCAGGGTGATAATACAGTGACTGTTGCCCTGGCCCATTTGGAAGACCCTATCACACCGCCAAGCTATTATAATGAGAACATTCCGGTAGGGCTTGAAAATATAATTTTAAAATGTACCGAAAAGAAACCGGAGTACCGTTATGGCAGTATGCAAGAGGTCATATCCGACTTACGGAAGGCCCTTGTCAATCCTGACGGAGATTTTGTCCAATATAATTCCCAGGTGGATGATTCCCAGACGGTTATTATCGGAAAACCGGAGTTGGAACAGATTCGTTCCGGCCGGAAGATCCAGGCAGATCCTTTTGCCAGCCGGAATGGAAACAGAAATCAGGAGCAGAGGCCGGAACGCCGCCCGGAAAAAAAAGCGGGCGGACAGCCAGGAAACGGCAGAGCCAGAAAACAGGATTCAGAGGATGATATCAATCCTAAAATCGAAAGGCTTTTAACTGCGGCAGGTGTTGTTGTTGCCATTCTCATTGTGATCGTACTGGTCATCGTGTTCTCTAAGGTAGGAGGCTTGTTCCGTTCCGGTTCTCCCAAGGAAACTGAATCAACTGCGGAAATTTCTACGGAAGAAACCTTAAGCGACAAAAAAGTGAAAATGACCAGCGTTGTGGGATTGGCTACGGATATTGCAGAGCAGAAGTTAAAGGATAACGGCGGCCTGTATATGAAGGTAAGTGATTACGTATATGATGACACGGTAGACAAAGGCGATATTGTGTCTCAGGACCCGGCAGAGGGTACGGTAATTGATAAGTATTCTGCTGTATATGTGATGGTCAGCAAGGGACCGGAGCACGAAACCGTTGATTTAACTACGCTTGGTCTGGAGAAGATGGATGGCGCTACCGCCAAGGCAGCTCTGGAGGGCAAAGGTCTGACAGTCAATGAGGAACAGAAAAACAGCGATACCGTAGCAGCAGGATATGTAATCAGCTACAGCCCTGATAAGGCAAAAGAAGGAGAAACCGTGACTTTGGTTTTAAGCAGCGGCCCGGCTCTTGTCAATCCGGTCACTGTACCAAACATTATCGGCCAGACCCAGGAGGTCGCCGTGGAGATGCTGGCTGACGTGGGACTGGTTCAGGGAACGGTTACGGAAGCAGCTTCTGAGACAGTTCCCCGCGGTAATGTTATCAGCCAGTCCTTAACCGCTGACAGCCAGGTAGAGACGGGAACTGCTGTGAATTATGTTATCAGCAGCGGAACTGCCCAGCAGGCCAAGGTCAAATATCTGGCTTCCATTGATAAGTCTTATTCACTGCAGAATATTATCGGACCAGGCTCCGGCAGCACCCAGCTTACTTTAAAGATACAGCTGAGGCAGTCGGTGAATGGAAGGGATGAAATCAGAGAGCTAATGGGACCTGTTACCATGGCAGGCGACCAGATGCTTCCCGTATCATTTAAAAATATAGAAGGTGCTTATGGCGTTTCCGGCGGGACCGTAGAGATCGTAAATGTCGAGACCGGCGATGTGATTAATTCTTATTTCATCACATTTATACCGGTACCGCAATCGTAA
- the ylxM gene encoding YlxM family DNA-binding protein, whose product MERIARQVLLYDFYGALLTEHQRHIYEDVVFYDLSLSEIAEEQGISRQGVHDLIKRCNKILEDYEEKLHLVKKFEQTKKLAREIQSLTKEFAGSSDMNLIHRIEEISGEIIELEAH is encoded by the coding sequence ATGGAGAGGATTGCAAGACAGGTCTTATTATATGATTTCTACGGCGCTCTCTTAACGGAGCATCAGAGGCATATTTACGAAGATGTGGTTTTTTATGACCTATCTTTAAGTGAGATTGCAGAAGAACAGGGAATCAGCCGTCAGGGTGTCCATGACCTCATTAAACGGTGCAATAAGATCCTGGAAGATTATGAAGAAAAACTTCATCTGGTAAAAAAGTTTGAGCAGACAAAAAAACTGGCCAGAGAGATCCAGAGTTTGACAAAAGAGTTTGCCGGCAGTTCAGATATGAATCTGATCCATCGCATTGAGGAGATATCGGGCGAAATCATCGAGCTGGAAGCTCATTAG